A region from the Drosophila ananassae strain 14024-0371.13 chromosome 2L, ASM1763931v2, whole genome shotgun sequence genome encodes:
- the LOC6501535 gene encoding uncharacterized protein LOC6501535, giving the protein MIGTEDLSASAGMDISESFRAEDLSKADFFDFVTGPDMGIGIGVGVGVGVGVEALGVSLHQQQHHHHPNHQPHSHNNNNSTHIQVVHQPVSSQSQQQQGLCSGTGSRIHDAGGGGTVGGGGGVVVPVGSRNGSTNGGDPTLQGYEFWHQDKDNSRLDSSSFFEDLDRYCWQQQTVTAPTASNGGTTSNNQPSPTSPQSHQQQHQQQQNQQQQPQHQQLQQQQQGNAGSSSGASSGAGSSSDTISSLDTTDGQIYTLTVLNGGEPWLKRSEAEQLPSALDLDSLLGSFPGYIKSEYPYDDSGFSTDGKDVIVNGGGGGGGGAGSIPQAQNQTQTLPSLVTAISIAGGNDLGQQLAQFQNNNNDWHMADHNAETEQSTAESLLRSALQGKGYGKGLHMQNGLVMPVVKDEDMRRLLFADETAEALGFADSTLSAAQIFDEAQGLHINSQHQQQQQQHNSNANIIVDDMFVSLDAFSDDFEKMKRLANEVQQFCSGGSTGAPTPVGDYGPPGGGDVLMQISPSPVQSASVQLQPPQPLKPEVSTSTSPSSAGNASRSSGGVTKPKKQYKRSSSNNNNPNVANNNSSNGSNPLGGGVLSGSGSGSSSSSGSASSSSNSPPANSGGSSSSSSGGGQRKERSLHYCSICSKGFKDKYSVNVHIRTHTGEKPFACSLCGKSFRQKAHLAKHYQTHMTQKNNGNLIKGSSGKHQRSSGSSSAAAAAAAAAAAAAAAAVSLNQRQVGGGGGVGPPSLPVMISNPNTPPGVLPPANGLLTNR; this is encoded by the exons ATGATCGGCACCGAGGACCTTTCCGCATCGGCTGGTATGGACATCAGCGAATCCTTCCGGGCCGAGGATCTTTCAAAAGCGGACTTCTTCGACTTTGTCACCGGACCCGACATGGGCATCGGTATTGGCGTGGGCGTTGGTGTTGGTGTGGGCGTGGAGGCCCTCGGCGTTAGCctgcaccagcagcagcaccaccatcaTCCCAACCACCAGCCGCATAgtcacaacaacaacaacagcaccCACATCCAGGTGGTGCACCAGCCAGTTTCGTCCCAGTcccagcaacaacaaggcCTCTGCAGTGGGACTGGGTCCCGAATCCACGACGCAGGTGGCGGTGGAACAGTgggcggcggtggtggcgtCGTAGTGCCAGTGGGCAGTCGCAATGGTAGCACCAATGGCGGTGATCCTACGTTACAAGGATACGAG tTCTGGCACCAGGACAAGGACAACAGCCGCCTCGACTCCAGCTCTTTCTTCGAGGATCTGGATCGCTACTGCTGGCAACAGCAAACTGTAACTGCACCCACTGCCAGTAATGGAGGAACCACCAGCAACAACCAGCCCAGTCCCACCTCGCCGCAAtcgcaccagcaacagcaccaacaacagcaaaatcagcagcagcagcctcaACACCAGCAGctccaacaacagcagcaaggAAACGCCGGGAGCTCCTCGGGGGCATCCAGTGGAGCGGGAAGCAGCAGCGACACGATCAGCAGCCTGGACACCACCGACGGCCAAATCTACACCCTGACAGTATTAAACGGCGGAGAGCCTTGGCTGAAGCGCTCCGAGGCGGAGCAGCTGCCCAGTGCCCTGGATCTGGACAGTTTGCTGGGCAGTTTTCCGGGGTACATCAAGTCCGAATATCCATACGACGACAGCGGCTTCAGCACAGATGGTAAGGATGTGATTGTGAAcggaggcggcggcggaggaggaggagcaggcaGTATTCCCCAGGCCCAGAATCAAACGCAAACCCTACCCTCGCTGGTCACGGCCATTTCGATAGCCGGTGGCAACGATTTGGGCCAGCAGCTGGCCCAGTTccagaacaacaacaacgactgGCACATGGCAGATCACAATGCCGAAACGGAGCAGAGCACAGCAGAATCCTTACTGAGGAGTGCGCTCCAGGGCAAGGGCTATGGCAAAGGACTGCACATGCAGAACGGCCTGGTCATGCCGGTGGTGAAGGATGAGGATATGCGGCGATTACTGTTTGCGGATGAGACTGCGGAAGCCTTGGGATTTGCGGACTCTACGCTCAGTGCTGCCCAAATATTCGACGAGGCCCAGGGTCTGCACATCAACTcccagcatcagcagcagcaacagcagcacaACAGCAACGCCAACATCATTGTGGACGACATGTTTGTGTCGCTGGACGCCTTCAGCGATGATTTCGAGAAAATGAAGCGCTTAGCCAACGAAGTGCAGCAGTTCTGCAGTGGCGGCTCAACGGGAGCACCCACTCCTGTCGGCGATTATGGACCGCCCGGTGGGGGAGATGTGCTAATGCAAATATCCCCCAGTCCTGTGCAGTCTGCTTCGGTGCAATTGCAGCCACCACAACCGCTGAAGCCGGAGGTCAGCACATCCACCTCCCCCAGCTCCGCTGGTAACGCCTCCCGGTCCTCCGGTGGAGTAACCAAGCCCAAAAAGCAGTACaaacgcagcagcagcaacaacaataatccCAATGTggcaaacaacaacagcagcaacggcAGCAATCCCCTGGGCGGCGGTGTTCTCAGCGGTAGTGGGAGTGGCAGCTCTTCCTCTAGCGGCAGTgccagcagtagcagcaacagTCCACCCGCCAACTCCGGCGGCagctcgtcctcctcctccggagGTGGGCAGCGGAAGGAGCGCTCTCTACACTACTGCTCCATATGCTCGAAGGGATTCAAGGACAAGTACTCGGTGAACGTGCACATACGCACCCATACGGGGGAGAAGCCCTTTGCCTGCTCCCTCTGCGGAAAGAGTTTCCGGCAGAAGGCCCACCTGGCCAAGCACTACCAGACGCACATGACACAGAAGAACAACGGCAACCTGATCAAAGGCAGTTCCGGCAAGCACCAGCGGTCCAGTGGCTCCTCctcggcggcggcagcggcagcagcagcagcagcggcggcggcagcggctgCGGTCTCCCTCAACCAGCGGCAAGTGGGAGGCGGAGGAGGCGTGGGGCCGCCCAGCCTGCCCGTGATGATCAGCAATCCCAATACACCGCCCGGAGTGCTGCCCCCAGCCAATGGCCTGCTAACCAACCGGTAG
- the LOC26515141 gene encoding uncharacterized protein LOC26515141: MDCPKWILGGLCLISWASASTLIELLGRIKQELDFEYLLLMKNSNYTLTDGAWNESTLPKVLMEELSVPVVQLDEKITYFVYNNTHNRVISLVLVANENLDDQRDLLKALVLNLRHMTTTRVLFLVKMPADSERMLYELFSNCWKMRLLNVMVLFKDYEVTNTFYSYSPFPTLRIEEHLFQTSEESVTFYPDRLRNLRGFQLPVIIGGTAPRIIPYYKKGRIVYDGTVGHFMMAFQQKYNCSFVQPLMAKNPLEFAPSMQTVKAVRNNSVEMSMALTFPPVFPPFGFSYPYEQLNWCLMMPLEADVPPLEYYTRVFELAAFLLTLVILVIISCLLTITLRLHGYPIASTEFLLHDSCLRGVLGQSFVEVLRAPTLVRGIYLEICVLGILITAWYNSYFSSYVTTSPKQPEFQSYDDILASRMKVVAWKPEYAELFGRLLEFRKYEPMFYVEPDFSKYLALRDSMDTRYGYMIPNGRWLLIKEQQKIFSRPLFRMRNDFCFFNNIPFGFPINENSVFMEPVLRLIMELAETGLSFHWMETAFLEMIQAGEMHFLDLSQRREFRAMQAQDLQYIWYGFAFMAVFSSIVWLLEIISYRLKSKAHISLIKLSQIK; encoded by the exons ATGGATTGTCCAAAGTGGATACTAGGCGGTCTTTGCCTGATTAGCTGGGCCAGTGCGTCCACGTTAATTGAATTACTCGGCAGGATAAAGCAGGAGTTGGACTTTGAATACCTGCTGCTCATGAAGAACAGTAACTATACCCTAACAGACGGAGCTTGGAATGAGAGTACTTTGCCAAAAGTTCTAATGGAAGAGTTGTCAGTTCCTGTTGTTCAATTGGATGAAAAAATTACTTATTTCGTTTACAACAACACACATAATCGTGTGATATCCCTAGTTCTAGTTGCTAATGAAAATTTGGATGATCAAAGAGATTTGTTAAAAGCCTTGGTTTTGAATCTTAGGCATATGACCACTACCAGGGTATTGTTTTTAGTAAAAATGCCGGCGGACAGTGAACGGATGTTGTATGAGTTATTTTCCAACTGCTGGAAAATGAGATTGCTGAATGTTATGGTTCTCTTTAAGGACTATGAG GTTACGAATACCTTCTATAGCTATTCCCCTTTCCCCACTCTGCGAATTGAGGAACACCTTTTTCAAACATCTGAGGAATCTGTCACTTTTTATCCTGATCGCCTGAGGAACCTTCGTGGCTTTCAGTTGCCAGTAATCATTGGTGGCACTGCGCCTCGTATCATCCCCTACTATAAAAAGGGCCGGATTGTCTATGACGGAACTGTGGGCCACTTTATGATGGCCTTCCAGCAAAAGTACAATTGCAGCTTTGTCCAGCCTCTGATGGCCAAAAACCCCCTAGAATTTGCACCGTCCATGCAAACAGTGAAAGCAGTTCGCAATAATTCCGTGGAGATGTCAATGGCTCTGACTTTTCCACCAGTGTTCCCCCCCTTCGGATTTAGTTATCCCTACGAGCAACTGAACTGGTGCCTGATGATGCCTCTAGAAGCGGATGTTCCACCTTTGGAGTATTACACCAGGGTCTTTGAGTTAGCCGCCTTTTTGTTGACTTTGGTAATTTTGGTTATAATTTCCTGTCTTTTAACCATTACTTTGAGGCTGCACGGCTATCCGATTGCCTCCACAGAGTTCCTCCTGCACGACAGCTGCCTAAGAGGAGTGCTGGGACAATCCTTTGTGGAGGTGTTAAGGGCCCCCACTCTAGTTCGAGGAATCTACCTTGAGATTTGCGTGCTGGGCATCCTGATTACGGCCTGGTACAACTCATACTTTTCCAGCTATGTGACGACCTCGCCAAAGCAGCCTGAATTCCAAAGTTACGACGACATTTTGGCATCTAGGATGAAAGTCGTGGCCTGGAAGCCAGAATATGCGGAGCTCTTTGGGCGACTCTTGGAGTTTCGCAAATACGAGCCGATGTTTTATGTAGAACCAGATTTTAGCAAGTATCTTGCACTTCGGGACTCGATGGATACACGGTACGGCTATATGATACCCAATGGTCGATGGCTGCTGATTAAGGAACAGCAGAAGATTTTCTCCAGACCATTGTTTCGCATGCGAAATGACTTTTGCTTCTTTAACAACATACCCTTTGGATTCCCCATAAATGAGAACTCTGTTTTCATGGAGCCGGTACTCAGATTGATAATGGAACTGGCTGAAACGGGGCTGTCCTTTCACTGGATGGAGACGGCATTTTTGGAGATGATCCAGGCAGGGGAAATGCATTTCCTGGATTTGAGTCAGCGACGAGAGTTTCGCGCCATGCAGGCTCAGGACCTTCAGTATATATGGTATGGCTTCGCTTTTATGGCAGTATTTTCAAGTATCGTATGGCTTTTGGAAATTATCTCTTACAGACTAAAGAGCAAAGCCCATATT tcTTTAATTAAGCTTTCTCAAATTAAATAG
- the LOC6499042 gene encoding uncharacterized protein LOC6499042: protein MERAYLVVTLVLLGTGRIYSSYRQLLDDLKSELNFEYVVLLGKSDPIWQKLLWQMSVPLIQMDEEPETEFVLGGHHSYNFLTIAFLDESVDDSLKFLYLTLNLLNTRPVLLVIKYSNIRIYSILEWCWQHQLLNVLAIEPHFEDSLIVYGYIPFPIFQFIERRLENNSIIFEQRLGNLNGYKFSVVVGGSSPRLIVYRGMNGELKYSGVVGNLMKCFEQRYNCELVQPYPFDELAIPPAQELLGFVRNGSAQFAFAAIYPKLPFSGYSYPIELMSWCLMMPVPAEVPHSHLYTMVFHPSAFWLIIGGLLLISVTLSLALRLHGYRVNFSEFFIHTSCFRGILSQPFYEVLRAPTLVRAIYLLICILGILITAWYNSYFSTFVTSPPLLPPITSYESIKSSNVKVVVWTPEYEVLIRMSENLEKYSSIFQFKANYKEFLLLRDSFDTRYGYMMPLEKWSLIKEQQKVFSSPLFTLQEDLCFYHTIPIVFPIADNSVFREPLEQLILDVTAMGLLDRWHDMAFTDLIKAGQLSLVDRGKPKEFRAMQLQDLDQILIAGGFLLGLATLVFVLEVVWFWRKKISSFVLLSFNVRA, encoded by the exons ATGGAGCGGGCTTATCTAGTAGTCACTTTGGTTCTTCTTGGTACTGGAAGGATTTACTCCTCCTATCGTCAGTTGCTGGACGATTTAAAAAGTGAACTTAATTTTGAGTATGTTGTGTTGCTGGGAAAAAGCGACCCCATTTGGCAGAAGCTTCTTTGGCAGATGTCAGTTCCACTTATACAAATGGATGAAGAACCAGAAACTGAATTTGTACTCGGAGGGCACCATTCCTACAATTTTCTTACCATAGCTTTTCTGGACGAATCTGTGGATGACAGTCTGAAGTTTCTTTATTTGACATTGAACCTGCTAAACACTCGTCCTGTGCTTTTGGTTATAAAATACTCGAATATTAGAATTTATTCAATTCTGGAGTGGTGCTGGCAGCATCAACTTTTAAATGTCTTAGCCATTGAACCGCACTTCGAG GACTCTCTGATTGTGTACGGCTATATACCCTTTCCGATATTTCAATTTATAGAGCGGCGCTTGGAAAACAACTCCATTATTTTTGAGCAACGCCTGGGGAATCTCAATGGCTATAAGTTTTCAGTTGTTGTGGGAGGATCCTCGCCCAGGTTGATTGTTTATCGTGGAATGAACGGAGAGTTAAAATACTCTGGAGTGGTTGGTAATCTTATGAAATGCTTTGAGCAGCGATATAATTGTGAGCTGGTGCAACCATATCCTTTCGACGAGTTGGCCATTCCCCCTGCCCAGGAGCTGCTCGGATTTGTGCGAAATGGAAGCGCACAGTTCGCATTCGCAGCGATATATCCAAAGCTTCCGTTCAGCGGCTATAGCTATCCCATAGAACTAATGAGTTGGTGCTTGATGATGCCAGTGCCAGCGGAGGTACCTCACAGTCACCTGTACACAATGGTCTTTCATCCGTCTGCATTTTGGCTAATTATTGGTGGCTTACTATTGATTTCTGTGACTTTATCACTTGCCCTGCGACTTCACGGATATCGGGTTAATTTCAGCGAATTTTTCATACACACTAGTTGTTTCAGGGGAATACTTTCTCAGCCGTTCTACGAGGTACTTCGGGCACCAACTTTGGTTAGAGCTATCTACCTACTTATTTGCATACTTGGCATCCTGATCACCGCCTGGTACAACTCGTACTTCTCTACCTTTGTAACCAGTCCTCCATTACTCCCTCCAATTACGAGTTACGAGAGCATCAAAAGCTCCAACGTGAAGGTCGTAGTTTGGACTCCGGAATACGAAGTACTAATCCGAATGTCTGAAAACCTGGAAAAGTACTCGTCCATCTTTCAATTTAAAGCGAATTACAAGGAGTTCCTGCTGCTACGCGACTCTTTTGATACACGATACGGATACATGATGCCGCTGGAGAAGTGGTCTCTGATCAAGGAGCAACAGAAGGTATTCAGTTCCCCATTGTTCACTCTGCAAGAGGACTTGTGCTTctaccacacaattcccattGTGTTTCCTATTGCGGATAACTCGGTATTCCGGGAGCCATTGGAGCAGCTGATTCTGGATGTTACGGCCATGGGTCTCCTGGATCGTTGGCACGATATGGCCTTCACGGACCTGATCAAGGCCGGTCAGTTGAGCCTGGTAGATCGCGGAAAGCCAAAAGAGTTTCGAGCCATGCAGCTACAGGACTTGGACCAAATTTTGATAGCTGGTGGATTCTTATTGGGCTTGGCCACTTTAGTATTTGTGTTGGAAGTGGTTTGGTTTTGGCGCAAGAAAATATCAAGCTTTGTACTATTATCTTTTAATGTAAGAGCCTAA
- the LOC6501536 gene encoding kunitz-type serine protease inhibitor conotoxin Cal9.1a isoform X2 has translation MRLGFPLFLILLVGCFLPQTHGRIEIAGYVVRQEKCLFTPKYGPCKKRYKVFAYDLMTNRCVQFYYSGCGGNPNRFATENECRTTCYVVETDKTEIYDDNYEYEDTTQANKDEDDY, from the exons ATGAGATTGggatttcctttatttttgatACTTTTAGTTGGTTGTTTCCTGCCCCAGACCCACGGACGTATAGAAATAGCTGGCTATGTGGTCCGGCAAG AAAAGTGCCTGTTTACCCCCAAGTATGGACCTTGCAAGAAACGCTACAAGGTCTTCGCCTATGACCTCATGACCAATCGGTGTGTTCAATTTTATTATAGTGGCTGCGGAGGAAACCCCAATCGGTTCGCAACTGAAAATGAGTGCCGGACCACTTGTTACGTGGTGGAAACAGATAAAACTGAAATCTACGATGATAATTATGAGTACGAAGACACCACACAAGCTAATAAGGATGAAGATGATTATTAA
- the LOC6501536 gene encoding U-actitoxin-Avd3l isoform X1 encodes MRLGFPLFLILLVGCFLPQTHGRIEIAGYVVRQAAFFLEKCLFTPKYGPCKKRYKVFAYDLMTNRCVQFYYSGCGGNPNRFATENECRTTCYVVETDKTEIYDDNYEYEDTTQANKDEDDY; translated from the exons ATGAGATTGggatttcctttatttttgatACTTTTAGTTGGTTGTTTCCTGCCCCAGACCCACGGACGTATAGAAATAGCTGGCTATGTGGTCCGGCAAG CTGCTTTCTTTTTAGAAAAGTGCCTGTTTACCCCCAAGTATGGACCTTGCAAGAAACGCTACAAGGTCTTCGCCTATGACCTCATGACCAATCGGTGTGTTCAATTTTATTATAGTGGCTGCGGAGGAAACCCCAATCGGTTCGCAACTGAAAATGAGTGCCGGACCACTTGTTACGTGGTGGAAACAGATAAAACTGAAATCTACGATGATAATTATGAGTACGAAGACACCACACAAGCTAATAAGGATGAAGATGATTATTAA